The following proteins come from a genomic window of Acanthopagrus latus isolate v.2019 chromosome 5, fAcaLat1.1, whole genome shotgun sequence:
- the LOC119019388 gene encoding far upstream element-binding protein 3-like isoform X8 encodes MVGKMGGEAMSHLNSSSGSVEPSLYYPGQKRPGEDGVGNQLAAMGHQSRVITEDYKVPDRMVGFIIGRGGEQITRIQLESGCKIQIAADSGGLMERPCSLTGTPESIEQAKRLLVQIVDRCRNGPGFHGDGDGGASVQEMLIPASKVGLVIGRGGDTIKQLQERAGVKMMMIQDGPMPTGADKPLRISGDPYKVQAARELVLEVIREKDGDFRSGRNDFSARLGGTNLDVPVPRFAVGIVIGRNGEMIKKIQNDAGVRIQFKADDGISPERVAMVMGQPDRCQHAVHLINELIQTAQERDGFGSALRGGRVRGRGDWTMGSPGPLQEVTYTIPADKCGLVIGKGGETIKSINQQSGAHVELQRNPPPSTDPNTRVFTIRGTAQQMDLARQLIDDKIGGSGIMSNGGFGFSPFTQGPATHQNCGSGQTFLTGVWGNTYQTSWQNPGQQDPGQSSQQSSVPDYSAALAEYYRQQPYLWNPAQIQDH; translated from the exons ATGGTGGGAAAGATGGGCGGAGAAGCCATGTCCCACCTCAACAGCTCCTCAGGAAGTGTCGAGCCTTCGCTGTACTACCCGGGCCAGAAACGACCCGGAGAGGATGGAG taGGCAACCAGCTAGCAGCCATGGGACATCAGAG cagggTAATCACAGAGGATTACAAGGTCCCCGACAGGATGGTGGGCTTCA ttaTTGGACGAGGAGGTGAACAGATCACCAGGATCCAGCTGGAGTCCGGCTGCAAGATCCAGATTGCTGCAG acagcgGAGGTCTGATGGAGCGGCCATGTTCTCTGACTGGGACTCCAGAGAGCATCGA gcAGGCGAAGCGTCTCCTGGTCCAGATTGTGGATCGCTGTAGAAACGGTCCGGGTTTCCACGGTGACGGGGATGGTGGAGCCTCCGTGCAGGAGATGCTGATCCCAGCCAGTAAGGTGGGGCTGGTGATTGGTCGAGGTGGGGACACCATCAAACAGCTGCAG gAGAGAGCAGGcgtgaagatgatgatgatccagGACGGTCCGATGCCGACAGGAGCCGACAAACCTCTCCGCATCTCTGGAGACCCGTACAAagtgcag GCAGCGAGGGAGTTGGTGTTGGAGGTGATCCGGGAGAAGGACGGAGACTTCAGGTCAGGACGCAACGACTTCAGCGCCCGACTGGGAGGAACCAACCTGGAt GTTCCTGTTCCCCGGTTTGCTGTCGGCATTGTGATCGGCAGGAACGGAGAAATGATCAAGAAGATCCAGAATGACGCCGGAGTCCGAATCCAGTTTAAAGCAG ATGATGGCATCAGTCCAGAGcgtgttgccatggtgatgggTCAGCCAGACCGCTGTCAGCATGCTGTCCACCTCATCAATGAGCTCATCCAGACcgcacag gaGCGTGATGGTTTTGGCTCCGCCCTGCGGGGTGGGAGGGTCAGAGGTCGTGGTGATTGGACTATGGGCTCTCCTGGTCCGCTACAGGAAGTCACCTACACCATCCCTGCTGACAAGTGTGGCCTGGTCATCGGCAAAG gaGGAGAGACCATTAAGAGTATTAACCAGCAGTCTGGAGCTcatgtggagctgcagaggaaccctccaccctccaccgACCCCAACACCCGGGTCTTCACCATCAGAGGCACCGCCCAGCAGATGGACCTGGCCCGCCAGCTCATAGACGACAAGATCGGG ggtTCAGGTATTATGAGTAATGGAGGTTTTGGCTTCAGTCCCTTCACCCAGGGCCCAGCTACACACCAGaa ctgtggcAGCGGTCAAACCTTCCTGACTGGAGTTTGGGGAAACACCTACCAGACCAGCTGGCAGAACCCTGGACAACAAGACcctg gtcagTCGTCTCAGCAGAGTTCGGTGCCGGACTACTCTGCAGCGTTAGCAGAATACTACAGACAGCAGCCCTACCTGTGGAACCCCGCCCAGATACAG GATCACTAG
- the LOC119019388 gene encoding far upstream element-binding protein 3-like isoform X2 encodes MVGKMGGEAMSHLNSSSGSVEPSLYYPGQKRPGEDGVGNQLAAMGHQRVITEDYKVPDRMVGFIIGRGGEQITRIQLESGCKIQIAADSGGLMERPCSLTGTPESIEQAKRLLVQIVDRCRNGPGFHGDGDGGASVQEMLIPASKVGLVIGRGGDTIKQLQERAGVKMMMIQDGPMPTGADKPLRISGDPYKVQAARELVLEVIREKDGDFRSGRNDFSARLGGTNLDSVPLQVPVPRFAVGIVIGRNGEMIKKIQNDAGVRIQFKADDGISPERVAMVMGQPDRCQHAVHLINELIQTAQERDGFGSALRGGRVRGRGDWTMGSPGPLQEVTYTIPADKCGLVIGKGGETIKSINQQSGAHVELQRNPPPSTDPNTRVFTIRGTAQQMDLARQLIDDKIGGSGIMSNGGFGFSPFTQGPATHQNCGSGQTFLTGVWGNTYQTSWQNPGQQDPGHSMAQTGQMDYSKAWEQYYKKLGQQNQPQSLMTDYSKAWEDYYKKQSQSSQQSSVPDYSAALAEYYRQQPYLWNPAQIQDH; translated from the exons ATGGTGGGAAAGATGGGCGGAGAAGCCATGTCCCACCTCAACAGCTCCTCAGGAAGTGTCGAGCCTTCGCTGTACTACCCGGGCCAGAAACGACCCGGAGAGGATGGAG taGGCAACCAGCTAGCAGCCATGGGACATCAGAG ggTAATCACAGAGGATTACAAGGTCCCCGACAGGATGGTGGGCTTCA ttaTTGGACGAGGAGGTGAACAGATCACCAGGATCCAGCTGGAGTCCGGCTGCAAGATCCAGATTGCTGCAG acagcgGAGGTCTGATGGAGCGGCCATGTTCTCTGACTGGGACTCCAGAGAGCATCGA gcAGGCGAAGCGTCTCCTGGTCCAGATTGTGGATCGCTGTAGAAACGGTCCGGGTTTCCACGGTGACGGGGATGGTGGAGCCTCCGTGCAGGAGATGCTGATCCCAGCCAGTAAGGTGGGGCTGGTGATTGGTCGAGGTGGGGACACCATCAAACAGCTGCAG gAGAGAGCAGGcgtgaagatgatgatgatccagGACGGTCCGATGCCGACAGGAGCCGACAAACCTCTCCGCATCTCTGGAGACCCGTACAAagtgcag GCAGCGAGGGAGTTGGTGTTGGAGGTGATCCGGGAGAAGGACGGAGACTTCAGGTCAGGACGCAACGACTTCAGCGCCCGACTGGGAGGAACCAACCTGGAt TCTGTCCCTCTGCAGGTTCCTGTTCCCCGGTTTGCTGTCGGCATTGTGATCGGCAGGAACGGAGAAATGATCAAGAAGATCCAGAATGACGCCGGAGTCCGAATCCAGTTTAAAGCAG ATGATGGCATCAGTCCAGAGcgtgttgccatggtgatgggTCAGCCAGACCGCTGTCAGCATGCTGTCCACCTCATCAATGAGCTCATCCAGACcgcacag gaGCGTGATGGTTTTGGCTCCGCCCTGCGGGGTGGGAGGGTCAGAGGTCGTGGTGATTGGACTATGGGCTCTCCTGGTCCGCTACAGGAAGTCACCTACACCATCCCTGCTGACAAGTGTGGCCTGGTCATCGGCAAAG gaGGAGAGACCATTAAGAGTATTAACCAGCAGTCTGGAGCTcatgtggagctgcagaggaaccctccaccctccaccgACCCCAACACCCGGGTCTTCACCATCAGAGGCACCGCCCAGCAGATGGACCTGGCCCGCCAGCTCATAGACGACAAGATCGGG ggtTCAGGTATTATGAGTAATGGAGGTTTTGGCTTCAGTCCCTTCACCCAGGGCCCAGCTACACACCAGaa ctgtggcAGCGGTCAAACCTTCCTGACTGGAGTTTGGGGAAACACCTACCAGACCAGCTGGCAGAACCCTGGACAACAAGACcctg gtcacAGTATGGCTCAGACAGGACAGATGGACTACTCTAAAGCATGGGAGCAGTACTATAAGAAGCTAG GTCAGCAGAACCAGCCTCAGAGCTTGATGACAGACTACAGTAAGGCCTGGGAGGACTACTACAAGAAACAAA gtcagTCGTCTCAGCAGAGTTCGGTGCCGGACTACTCTGCAGCGTTAGCAGAATACTACAGACAGCAGCCCTACCTGTGGAACCCCGCCCAGATACAG GATCACTAG